The following proteins are encoded in a genomic region of Chryseobacterium cucumeris:
- a CDS encoding TonB-dependent receptor, translating to MTRIFSLIIVCMLMLFNSRISAQQAMQSLTLSGNIKSDKAEQMEINLFDADQKLIKTEIADKSGKFNFNDLKEGTYQLKINKNGTEVYHSENISLTENKTLNPIDLNVKSIEGVTITKTRPLIERQDGKMIMNVENSIASTGNSAFELLEKAPGVNIDNNDNISLRGKGNLLIQIDGKNTPMTGTDLANYLKGIPSSTIEKIEFITNPSSKYDAAGSAIINIKLKKEQRKGTNGTISSSLGSGKYVKNNNSFSINHRNKNINIFGNYSFAYREAYNGLVLDRNFYEANTFKKAYVQDNYLKFKFNSHVAKAGMDYYLNDKNVLGFSVGLVSNKFNINGDNSNVTLGSSYLPESTFTTVNRSNDRWTNVSFNLNHKYTIDSLGSDISTDFDYINYANSSLQSFDTRTHDISSGTDNLDIIKGDMDGKLNIYSLKSDLTKNFSNDWKLESGVKTSFVKTDNDLKFFNASSGVPVPDLGKTNHFIYEENINAVYGNLSKKWEKFKATAGLRVENTNVKGTQITTHQINKRNYTQLFPSAVLSYDLTDKSNIEINLSRRITRPSYNQLNPFKFYLDPTTLKAGNPDLNPQITMNYELTYSLSNKYFATLSYSRNSDNITDILKPVIENGQIVTVQTIENLNSASYFGLNLIAPVKVTQWWDMNNSANFYYGSYTGNVSGTQINNKGNFTFSINSINSFKLGNGFTAELTGNYKAREIYAYLNVSPNWYLNVGAQKKFKNNSVLKLSFTDVFFTSNIKGQTVYNDYLENFAVKRDTRVATLSYTYNFGSSKNGQPRKTGGAEDLKQRVGN from the coding sequence ATGACCAGAATATTCTCACTTATTATTGTCTGTATGCTGATGCTGTTCAACAGCAGGATCTCTGCCCAGCAGGCAATGCAGAGTTTGACTTTGTCAGGAAACATAAAATCCGACAAAGCAGAGCAGATGGAGATCAATCTCTTTGATGCTGATCAGAAATTGATCAAAACAGAAATTGCTGATAAGAGCGGTAAGTTCAATTTTAATGATTTAAAAGAAGGAACTTATCAGTTAAAAATTAATAAAAACGGTACTGAGGTTTATCACTCGGAAAATATTTCATTAACCGAAAATAAGACCCTCAATCCCATTGACCTGAATGTAAAATCGATTGAAGGAGTAACGATCACCAAAACCAGGCCTCTCATTGAAAGGCAGGATGGAAAAATGATCATGAACGTTGAAAACAGTATTGCAAGTACCGGGAATTCTGCTTTTGAACTTCTGGAAAAGGCTCCGGGAGTGAATATTGACAATAACGACAATATCAGTCTTCGCGGAAAAGGAAACCTTCTGATCCAGATCGATGGTAAAAATACTCCCATGACGGGAACTGATCTTGCCAATTATCTGAAGGGAATCCCCTCTTCCACCATTGAAAAGATAGAGTTCATCACCAATCCTTCTTCAAAATATGATGCAGCAGGATCGGCCATCATTAATATTAAACTTAAAAAGGAACAGAGAAAAGGAACTAACGGAACTATTTCAAGCTCTCTGGGATCGGGTAAATATGTAAAAAACAACAACAGTTTCAGCATCAACCACAGGAATAAAAACATTAATATTTTCGGAAATTACAGCTTTGCGTACAGGGAAGCTTACAACGGATTGGTTCTCGACAGAAATTTCTATGAAGCCAATACCTTTAAGAAAGCGTATGTGCAGGATAATTATCTGAAATTCAAATTCAACAGCCATGTGGCCAAAGCGGGAATGGATTATTATCTGAACGACAAGAATGTGCTTGGATTTTCTGTGGGACTTGTTTCCAACAAATTCAACATCAACGGAGACAATTCCAACGTCACACTGGGCAGCAGCTACCTTCCTGAAAGTACTTTTACAACAGTCAACAGATCGAATGACCGCTGGACCAATGTTTCATTCAACCTTAATCATAAATATACGATTGATTCGCTGGGTTCTGATATTTCTACCGATTTTGACTATATCAATTACGCCAACTCATCTTTGCAGAGCTTTGATACAAGAACGCATGATATTTCCAGCGGTACAGACAACCTCGACATTATCAAAGGTGATATGGACGGAAAACTGAATATCTACTCTTTAAAATCTGATCTTACAAAAAACTTCAGCAACGACTGGAAGCTGGAAAGCGGAGTAAAAACCAGTTTTGTAAAGACAGATAATGACCTGAAATTCTTCAACGCCAGTTCAGGGGTTCCTGTTCCGGATCTTGGAAAGACCAATCATTTTATTTATGAGGAAAACATCAATGCAGTGTATGGAAATTTGTCCAAAAAATGGGAAAAATTTAAAGCTACAGCAGGTTTAAGAGTTGAAAACACCAATGTAAAAGGAACTCAGATTACCACCCATCAAATCAATAAAAGAAATTATACCCAACTGTTTCCAAGCGCTGTTCTCAGTTATGATCTGACGGATAAAAGCAACATTGAAATCAATCTCAGCAGAAGAATTACAAGACCAAGCTACAACCAGCTGAATCCTTTTAAATTCTATCTTGACCCTACCACGCTGAAAGCCGGGAATCCTGATCTGAACCCTCAAATCACAATGAATTATGAATTAACCTACAGTCTGAGTAATAAATACTTTGCCACTTTAAGCTACAGCAGGAATTCTGATAATATCACAGACATCCTAAAACCTGTCATAGAAAACGGGCAGATTGTAACCGTACAGACCATTGAAAACCTGAATTCTGCTTCTTATTTCGGATTAAACCTGATCGCTCCGGTAAAGGTGACCCAATGGTGGGATATGAATAACAGTGCCAATTTCTATTATGGCTCCTACACAGGAAATGTCTCCGGAACCCAGATCAATAATAAAGGGAATTTTACATTCAGTATCAACAGTATTAATTCCTTTAAGCTGGGAAATGGTTTCACTGCTGAACTTACAGGAAATTACAAAGCCAGAGAAATTTATGCTTATCTGAATGTGAGCCCGAACTGGTACCTCAACGTTGGAGCACAGAAGAAGTTTAAAAATAACAGTGTTCTGAAGCTTTCCTTCACTGATGTCTTCTTTACCAGCAATATCAAAGGGCAAACGGTGTATAATGATTATTTAGAAAACTTCGCGGTGAAAAGAGATACCCGTGTCGCGACCCTCTCCTATACTTACAATTTTGGTTCTTCCAAAAACGGACAGCCCAGAAAAACAGGCGGTGCTGAGGATCTGAAGCAGAGAGTGGGAAATTAA
- a CDS encoding polyribonucleotide nucleotidyltransferase yields MSIPQAFTETITLADGREITIETGKLAKQADGSVVVKCGGTMLLATVVANKEANPGVDFLPLTVDYREKFYAGGRIPGNFFRREAKPSDDEVLTMRLVDRVLRPLFPEDFHAEVQVMISLISYDKEVMPEALAGLAASAAIAITDIPFNGPMSEARVVRIDGQLSVNPSYENLLKSDIDIMVGATKDSIVMVEGEMKEISEQEMLEAINFAHAEIRKQIEAQERLAEKVGKSFPKREYSHEDHDEEIREKVWKECYNKVYEVAKTPSNKEERGEKFKAVLEEFLAQYAENEEELARVTPFVKVYYHDVEKEAMRQMILEDNIRLDGRDPQTIRPIWSEIDYLPGAHGSAIFTRGETQSLTAVTLGSVKDANMIDSVITQHDERFFLHYNFPPFSTGEARPLRGTSRREVGHGNLAQRALTAVIPAENPYTIRIVSDILESNGSSSMATVCAGTLALMDAGVQITKPVSGIAMGLITDTKSGKFTVLSDILGDEDHLGDMDFKVTGTADGITACQMDIKIQGLSMDIMEKALMQAKDGRLHILNKITETISQPRADVKPHAPKMVVMEIPKDFIGAVIGPGGKIIQQLQKDTDTVIAIEEMGEIGRIEIAGTDREKINAAIAKINEITFVPVVGEVYKGKVVKVMDFGAFVAIAKGTEGLLHISEIEWARLDKVPYAEGDEVEVKFMGYDDRKKMKLSRKVLLPRPPRPEGQGRPEGQKRPEGQRRPEGQKPQGEKPQSEKPVENQNPSNEA; encoded by the coding sequence ATGAGTATACCTCAAGCGTTTACAGAAACGATTACCCTTGCAGACGGCAGGGAAATCACTATTGAAACGGGGAAGCTGGCTAAGCAGGCTGACGGATCTGTAGTAGTGAAATGTGGCGGAACAATGCTTTTAGCAACTGTTGTAGCCAATAAAGAAGCCAATCCTGGTGTAGACTTTTTACCATTAACGGTAGATTACAGAGAAAAATTCTACGCAGGTGGAAGAATTCCTGGGAATTTCTTCCGTAGAGAAGCAAAACCATCTGATGATGAAGTGCTTACAATGAGATTGGTGGACAGAGTATTACGTCCTCTTTTCCCTGAAGATTTCCATGCGGAAGTACAGGTGATGATTTCATTGATTTCTTACGATAAAGAAGTAATGCCTGAAGCATTGGCAGGTCTGGCAGCTTCTGCAGCTATTGCGATTACAGATATCCCTTTCAACGGGCCAATGTCTGAAGCAAGAGTAGTAAGAATTGACGGACAATTGTCTGTGAATCCAAGCTATGAAAATTTATTAAAATCAGATATCGACATTATGGTGGGAGCTACTAAAGACTCCATCGTAATGGTAGAAGGAGAAATGAAGGAGATCTCTGAGCAGGAAATGCTTGAAGCCATCAACTTCGCTCACGCTGAGATCAGAAAACAGATTGAAGCTCAGGAGAGATTAGCTGAAAAAGTAGGAAAATCTTTCCCTAAAAGAGAATACAGCCACGAAGATCACGACGAGGAAATTCGTGAAAAAGTATGGAAAGAGTGCTACAACAAAGTATATGAAGTAGCGAAGACTCCATCTAATAAAGAAGAAAGAGGAGAAAAATTCAAAGCGGTTCTTGAAGAGTTTTTAGCACAATATGCTGAAAATGAAGAAGAACTGGCAAGAGTAACTCCTTTTGTTAAAGTATATTACCATGATGTAGAGAAAGAAGCAATGCGTCAGATGATCCTTGAAGACAATATCCGTCTTGATGGTCGTGATCCTCAGACAATCCGTCCAATCTGGTCAGAAATTGATTACCTTCCGGGAGCTCACGGTTCTGCGATCTTTACAAGAGGAGAAACTCAGTCTCTGACTGCGGTGACTCTGGGTTCTGTAAAAGATGCGAACATGATCGACAGCGTAATCACGCAGCACGACGAAAGATTCTTCTTACACTATAACTTCCCTCCATTCTCTACAGGTGAAGCAAGACCTTTAAGAGGTACTTCAAGAAGAGAAGTAGGACACGGAAACTTAGCTCAAAGAGCTTTAACAGCAGTAATTCCGGCAGAAAATCCATATACAATCAGAATTGTTTCCGATATCTTAGAATCTAACGGTTCTTCTTCAATGGCAACAGTTTGTGCAGGTACATTAGCATTGATGGATGCAGGGGTTCAGATTACAAAACCTGTTTCAGGAATTGCAATGGGTCTGATCACCGATACAAAATCAGGTAAATTTACCGTACTTTCTGATATCTTGGGGGATGAAGATCACCTTGGAGATATGGACTTCAAAGTAACAGGTACTGCAGACGGTATCACAGCTTGCCAGATGGACATCAAGATCCAGGGACTTTCTATGGATATCATGGAGAAAGCTTTGATGCAGGCTAAAGACGGAAGATTACACATCCTTAATAAAATCACGGAAACGATTTCCCAGCCAAGAGCAGATGTGAAGCCTCACGCTCCGAAAATGGTGGTTATGGAGATTCCAAAAGATTTCATTGGAGCTGTAATCGGGCCTGGTGGAAAAATTATTCAACAGTTACAGAAAGATACAGATACGGTTATTGCTATCGAAGAGATGGGAGAAATCGGACGTATCGAAATTGCAGGAACAGACAGAGAAAAAATCAATGCTGCTATTGCTAAGATCAATGAAATTACTTTCGTACCGGTTGTTGGTGAAGTTTACAAAGGTAAAGTAGTGAAAGTAATGGACTTTGGTGCATTCGTAGCGATTGCTAAAGGAACAGAAGGACTTCTTCACATTTCTGAAATTGAATGGGCTCGTCTGGACAAAGTTCCTTATGCAGAAGGTGATGAGGTAGAAGTGAAGTTCATGGGTTATGATGACCGTAAGAAAATGAAACTTTCCCGTAAAGTTCTTTTACCAAGACCTCCAAGACCTGAAGGACAAGGTAGACCTGAAGGGCAGAAAAGACCAGAAGGACAAAGAAGACCGGAAGGACAGAAACCACAAGGTGAAAAGCCACAAAGCGAAAAACCAGTGGAAAATCAGAATCCTTCTAACGAAGCTTAA
- a CDS encoding sugar MFS transporter, whose protein sequence is MINKEVQSQSRNYTVPLITITLLFFMWGFITCMNDILIPYLKQLFNLTFFESMLVQFCFFGAYFIGSLIYFMISITKGDPINKLGYKKGILFGIFLAAFGCVLFYPAATFSYYPLFLGALFILGLGFTVLQITANAYVSLLGSEESASSRLNMTQAFNAFGTTIAPVLGGHLIFEFFSSPDGSFSAVATRIPYLIFAGILLLVALLISRVKLPSFQMGEEEIVKGWGALEFSHLKFGVFAMFCYVGGEVAVGSFIISFLEQPQIMGFNEIISKNYLSLYWGGAMIGRFLGAISLNQSISQSKKALYMLGAAAAVFLVIFSIVNLTFSQISFFIVFIILNFIAFFVGKAAPARTLSIFAAINVALLISAMVNHGELAMYSILGIGIFNSIMFSNIYTLAISGLGKYTSQGSSLVVMAILGGAIVPIFQGYLADQFGVQHSFIIPVFCYLVILIFGAYCTKYLGHVESTETKSGH, encoded by the coding sequence ATGATTAATAAAGAAGTACAATCTCAAAGCAGGAATTATACGGTTCCGTTGATTACCATTACCCTGCTGTTTTTTATGTGGGGATTCATCACCTGTATGAATGACATCCTGATTCCCTATCTGAAGCAACTATTCAATCTTACCTTTTTCGAATCCATGCTGGTACAGTTCTGTTTTTTCGGGGCTTACTTTATCGGATCGCTGATTTATTTTATGATTTCCATCACGAAAGGAGATCCAATCAACAAATTAGGCTATAAGAAAGGAATCCTGTTCGGAATTTTTCTGGCCGCATTCGGCTGCGTTCTGTTTTATCCGGCAGCTACGTTCTCTTATTATCCGCTGTTTCTGGGAGCTTTGTTTATTTTAGGACTTGGCTTTACAGTACTGCAGATTACAGCCAACGCTTATGTTTCATTGCTGGGAAGTGAAGAATCTGCATCTAGCCGACTGAACATGACTCAGGCATTCAATGCCTTCGGAACCACCATTGCACCGGTACTTGGAGGTCACCTGATTTTTGAATTTTTCTCATCTCCGGACGGATCATTCAGTGCGGTAGCGACGAGAATTCCTTACCTTATTTTTGCAGGTATCCTTTTACTGGTTGCTTTATTGATTTCCAGAGTGAAGCTTCCTTCCTTCCAGATGGGTGAAGAAGAAATCGTAAAAGGCTGGGGAGCCCTTGAATTCAGTCACCTGAAATTTGGAGTATTTGCCATGTTCTGTTACGTAGGCGGAGAAGTCGCCGTAGGAAGTTTCATCATTAGTTTCCTTGAGCAGCCGCAGATTATGGGCTTTAATGAGATCATCAGTAAAAATTACCTTTCCTTATATTGGGGAGGAGCAATGATCGGACGTTTTCTGGGAGCCATCTCTTTAAATCAATCCATAAGCCAAAGCAAAAAGGCTCTATATATGCTGGGAGCAGCGGCAGCAGTTTTCCTTGTGATTTTCAGCATTGTCAATCTTACTTTCAGTCAGATCAGCTTTTTCATTGTGTTTATCATCCTTAATTTCATTGCTTTTTTCGTGGGTAAAGCAGCTCCGGCAAGAACATTATCCATTTTTGCAGCAATCAATGTTGCCTTGTTGATTTCTGCAATGGTAAATCATGGTGAGCTGGCGATGTACAGTATTTTAGGAATCGGAATTTTCAATTCTATTATGTTCTCAAATATTTACACACTGGCTATTTCAGGACTGGGTAAATATACCAGCCAGGGATCTTCATTAGTGGTAATGGCTATTCTGGGAGGCGCTATTGTTCCGATATTCCAGGGATATCTTGCCGATCAGTTTGGAGTACAGCATTCATTTATTATTCCTGTATTCTGTTATCTGGTAATTCTGATATTCGGAGCGTACTGTACCAAATATCTGGGTCATGTAGAAAGCACCGAAACAAAGTCCGGGCATTAA
- a CDS encoding DUF4260 domain-containing protein: MKIQLKLEYAAFLLLGIYAFAQTEYSWWWFAGLFLAPDISMLGYTVNNKAGAFFYNLFHHLGVAIIVYFAGTALSLPYLQMIGAILFSHSAFDRILGYGLKYPDSFQNTHLGKIGKKAE; this comes from the coding sequence ATGAAAATACAGTTAAAGCTTGAATATGCCGCATTTCTACTCTTAGGTATATATGCTTTTGCACAAACGGAATATTCGTGGTGGTGGTTTGCCGGACTTTTCCTCGCACCGGATATTTCTATGCTGGGATATACGGTTAATAATAAAGCGGGCGCTTTCTTCTACAATCTCTTCCATCATTTAGGAGTAGCCATTATCGTTTATTTTGCCGGAACAGCCTTGTCTCTGCCCTATTTACAAATGATCGGAGCTATTTTGTTTTCTCACTCTGCATTTGACAGAATTCTGGGGTACGGTTTAAAGTATCCTGATAGTTTTCAGAATACGCATTTGGGGAAGATTGGGAAGAAGGCTGAATAG
- the rpsO gene encoding 30S ribosomal protein S15, with translation MYLTTDKKQEIFAKHGKSAQDTGSAEGQIALFTFRINHLSQHLKANRHDFNTERSLVKLVGKRKSLLDYLKNKDIARYRAIIAELGLRK, from the coding sequence ATGTACTTAACAACAGACAAAAAGCAGGAAATTTTCGCAAAACACGGGAAATCTGCACAAGACACAGGAAGTGCTGAAGGACAAATTGCTCTTTTCACTTTCAGAATCAACCACTTATCTCAGCACCTAAAGGCTAACCGTCACGATTTCAACACAGAGAGATCTCTAGTGAAATTGGTAGGTAAGAGAAAAAGTTTATTAGATTACCTTAAAAACAAAGATATCGCAAGATATAGAGCAATTATTGCTGAACTAGGTTTAAGAAAATAA
- a CDS encoding pyruvate decarboxylase produces the protein MKKIIFFTAVTTFLFIGFTTVKAQKNADDKIKKVLYFNPEVEPDIDEIKDPTNNAFFDAVTDNFSGRKNKMLRAEVQVPYDSIDKQTIVDYCLNNDADFAIVSKVRYFKVGFGKYVFSNQVVVSMKLFGADGNLVTESDHDTYRKNMRLLGSTTNSVKIGTEGAIKGIIKKLRKLKPTEAEL, from the coding sequence ATGAAAAAAATTATATTCTTTACAGCGGTTACTACTTTTTTATTCATCGGATTTACAACGGTAAAAGCCCAGAAAAATGCCGATGATAAAATAAAAAAAGTTCTTTACTTCAATCCCGAGGTAGAGCCTGATATTGACGAAATAAAAGACCCTACCAATAACGCTTTCTTCGATGCCGTAACCGACAATTTCAGCGGCAGAAAAAATAAAATGCTCCGTGCAGAAGTTCAGGTTCCCTATGACAGCATTGATAAACAGACTATTGTAGATTACTGTCTCAACAATGATGCAGATTTTGCCATTGTTTCCAAAGTGAGGTATTTCAAAGTTGGATTTGGAAAGTATGTTTTCTCCAATCAGGTGGTGGTGAGTATGAAACTTTTTGGTGCTGACGGCAATCTTGTCACCGAAAGCGATCACGATACCTACCGGAAAAACATGCGCCTTCTGGGATCCACAACCAATTCTGTCAAAATAGGTACTGAAGGTGCCATAAAAGGAATCATCAAAAAACTGAGAAAGCTTAAGCCGACGGAAGCGGAACTTTAA